The genomic interval ACGGGCTTCTACGTCCTTCTAAGTAAGTCTCTGTTGCGACAAAACGAGCGAAATTTCTCCCCACGGGTTTGCGTATATTCATGTGCGGAAGATCGCGGCTTTTAAGCCTGTTCGCTATTCTATCTGTCAAGCTCGATGGTCGACTTGGCATGTTCGTCCGGTCACCGCTTCAGCAATTCTGACGCTTCCATGCCCAAGACTGTCGCCAACCGGTCCACGACGTCGATGCTGGGATTGTAAACCCTGCGCTCAAGTGAGCTGATGTATGTGCGATCGACATGCGCGCGATGGGCAAGCTCTTCCTGTGACAGGCCGTTGGCCTGCCGGGCTGCTCGCAGGTTTCGCGCAAACACCTCTCGAATCTCCATGTTCGAGAGAACAGCGACTTGATGAGTATTCGACCACGGAGTATCTTCTACAAACGTTGTGGTAACAGAGTACCTGTGGGTGACCGAGCAAGAAAGTCCCGTTTGGGTTCGAGCTTTTCTTCGTGGTCCAAACGGCAGCGCAGCGAAATGAGCCAATATATTGCGCGCGAAGCCGGGTTCACCGGCGAGAGGAGAAGCGGATGAACGATATTGTCCCATCCGAGGCGAACGACGAGAGAAAGGAGAAAGGAGCCCTCTACAGTTCGATGCAAACGTCAGAACTGGAGGCGTTGGCGGTCTCTGCGATCCTCGAACACCGCCGGCTTCTCGCCGCCGACGAAGTTGTCTATGAGGACTGGACGCGCGCGACTGACGACGGGTCAGTCTCCACTGCCGTACTCAAAAGTCTGCAAGACCAGTACTTGGAGCGTCAGAAGAAATCCGAAGCTCAGCAGGAAGAGCTTTCGGAAATCATCGACGCGCTTGGCTATATCCCTG from Sinorhizobium terangae carries:
- a CDS encoding helix-turn-helix domain-containing protein, which gives rise to MEIREVFARNLRAARQANGLSQEELAHRAHVDRTYISSLERRVYNPSIDVVDRLATVLGMEASELLKR
- a CDS encoding transcriptional repressor TraM — encoded protein: MNDIVPSEANDERKEKGALYSSMQTSELEALAVSAILEHRRLLAADEVVYEDWTRATDDGSVSTAVLKSLQDQYLERQKKSEAQQEELSEIIDALGYIPDVPLCDE